The following DNA comes from Halofilum ochraceum.
GTATCGGCGTAATCATGAAGCGCCGGGATGGGCCGGACGGGTGGCCAGGAACACCGCTACGGTCAACATGACGAGGCTGGCCAGGAGCCGGACCGGATTGGAGTCGACCGTCATCATCATGATCAGCCAGCTCGCCACGATCAGCAGCAGGGCGAGGCATTTTACACGCGGGCGCAGCGCGCGATGGTCGCGCCAGTCGCGCAGCAACGGGCCGTAGCGCGGGTGTTGATAGAGCCATTCATGCAGTTCGGGTGAACTGCGTGATGCCGCCCAGGCCGCGAGCAGCAGAAACGGTGTGGTCGGCACCAGCGGCAGGACCGCACCGATCCCGCCCAGGCCGACGCAGGCAACGGCGAGACCCTGCCAGGCACGCCGGATCGGCGCGGGGGCTGACCCGGGGGGATCGCCCGCCTTGTGACGCTGCGTCTTGTAACGCTTCGCTGCCATGGATCACAAGTATGGTGCAGTGCGTCGGCGTGCGGAACCGGGTCGTCGTTGGCTATTCACGCAACAGCCAACCGACGGCAACGCGGACCGCGCCTGGACTGTCACGGGACGATCGCCGTGTGGCTACCGGTCCCCGGATTGAGCGCGCACTTCAGACGAAGCGCGCGTAGAGGTCCCCGGGGCGGCCGTCCGCGGCCGTCGCCGCGAGCCGCCCGGCAGCCGTGTGCGGGGGGAGCCATTCGTCCCAGGCGAAGCGGCCGGTCTCCCCGCGCACCGCGTTGACGCGGCAATCACCCAGCGCGGCGAGGCGGTCGAGGCAGGTGCGCGCGCGGTCGAGCGCCGCGGGTACGTATTCGACCGCGATCCAGGGGATCGGCTGGCTCAGTCCGGCGAGGACCTCGGGCTCCATGCCCTCGACATCGATCTTGCAGAAACGCGGTCGGCCGTGGAGGGCGATCAGCGCGTCCAGCGTTGTCTGCTCCACCGTCTCCGTCGCGTCCCAGGCAACGCCGGCGAAGGTCGGGTCGTCGGCGACGTCGCCCAGCCAGTCGGCGGATCCGCTCGAGACCGTCGGATGGCGGCGCGAGACCGCGAGTTCGAGTTCGCCAGTGGACGCCCCGACCGCCGCCCGATGAAGGACGACATCCCGTGGCAGCGTGATCTCGAGCCAGCGGTGGAACAGCGCCTGGGGCTCGACCGCGACCACCCGACCGCCGACCGCCCGCAGTGCACGCGTGCGGTTGCCGACATGGGCGCCGATGTCGAAGGCCAGATCGCCTGGACCGATAATCCCGCGGTAGAGACGGCGCAGCGTTCGGGCGCGCCAGGGCATCCCATGGTAAATGGCGAGCGAACGTGCCAGTCCCGCCGCTCCGCGTAACCGGGTGGCCGGTGTGGCCGCCGCCCCGCGCGGTGTCCGGTTCATGCGCAGCCGCTCCACTGGTGCAGTGCGCTTGAGGATACGCTTGATCGCGGGTGTCCGATAACTTCGGTGGCCGGCGGCGTCTGGACCCGGGCGGTGTGCGACACCGGCGCTCGTTTTCATGCGAAGGTAACCCGCGATCACCCGCGCATCCGCCCGGCCTGCTGTGAGGACGACCACCCCTTTGCGCAGAATACTCGTCACCTGTCTCGCCCTGAACGGGGTGTTCGCGGGCATCGCATGGCTCCATCGCGGGGGTGACGGCGCGGCCTGGGTGGCGCTGGATGCCGTAACCGTCGTCGGTGTGCTGGCCCTGACGCCGCGGCGTCGATGGGCGGTTATGTCGGCTGCCGCTGCCGGCGTCGCCGTCGCCTTCATGCTGCTGCTCGCACTGGGTGATCGCCTTACGCGCCTGAGCCTTGCGCGACCGCTGGATCCCTGGCTCGACTGGCGCCTGCTGCGTCCGCTGTTCGATCTGGGCGTGGGTCAGTCCGGCGTCTCGGTATCCGCGCTCGCGGGGCTCGGGGTGGTGGCGACCGTGCTCCTCCTTGCGGTGGCGGCCGCCTTCGCACTGGCGCGCCTGCCGGGTACCGCCCGTAACCGCGGTACGCGGGCTGCTACGGGTATCATGCTGTTCGCGACGGCCATCGGTACGCTGGCGCAGCCGCAGGTCGCGCCCCGCATCGACACGCCGGCGTGGCATCTGGCGACGGAACAGGCGCAGCGTGCGTGGCGCACCCATGGCGATGTCGTCGGGTTCGCCGACCATCTCGCGCAGTCCCGCGAGGGTGCTGCGCCGCGGGCGCTTCCGGGCCTTGCCGGTA
Coding sequences within:
- a CDS encoding FkbM family methyltransferase; the protein is MKTSAGVAHRPGPDAAGHRSYRTPAIKRILKRTAPVERLRMNRTPRGAAATPATRLRGAAGLARSLAIYHGMPWRARTLRRLYRGIIGPGDLAFDIGAHVGNRTRALRAVGGRVVAVEPQALFHRWLEITLPRDVVLHRAAVGASTGELELAVSRRHPTVSSGSADWLGDVADDPTFAGVAWDATETVEQTTLDALIALHGRPRFCKIDVEGMEPEVLAGLSQPIPWIAVEYVPAALDRARTCLDRLAALGDCRVNAVRGETGRFAWDEWLPPHTAAGRLAATAADGRPGDLYARFV
- a CDS encoding YbaN family protein; this encodes MAAKRYKTQRHKAGDPPGSAPAPIRRAWQGLAVACVGLGGIGAVLPLVPTTPFLLLAAWAASRSSPELHEWLYQHPRYGPLLRDWRDHRALRPRVKCLALLLIVASWLIMMMTVDSNPVRLLASLVMLTVAVFLATRPAHPGAS